The proteins below are encoded in one region of Eulemur rufifrons isolate Redbay chromosome 2, OSU_ERuf_1, whole genome shotgun sequence:
- the KCNN1 gene encoding small conductance calcium-activated potassium channel protein 1 isoform X3 codes for MNSHSHNGSVGRPLGSGPSALGRDPPDPEAGRPPQPPHSPGLQVVVAKSEPARSSPGSPRGQPQDQDDDEDDDEDEAGGQGGSGKPPNVGHRLGHRRALFEKRKRLSDYALIFGMFGIVVMVTETELSWGVYTKESLYSFALKCLISLSTVILLGLVVLYHAREIQLFMVDNGADDWRIAMTCERVFLISLELAVCAIHPVPGHYRFTWTARLAFTYAPSVAEADVDVLLSIPMFLRLYLLGRVMLLHSKIFTDASSRSIGALNKITFNTRFVMKTLMTICPGTVLLVFSISSWVIAAWTVRVCERYHDKQEVTSNFLGAMWLISITFLSIGYGDMVPHTYCGKGVCLLTGIMGAGCTALVVAVVARKLELTKAEKHVHNFMMDTQLTKRVKNAAANVLRETWLIYKHTRLVKKPDQARVRKHQRKFLQAIHQAQKLRSVKIEQGKLNDQANTITDLAKTQSVMYDLVSELHAQHEELEARLAALESRLDALGASLQALPGLIAQAIRPPPPPLPPRPGPGPLDQAARSPPCLWAPVAPSDCG; via the exons ATGAACAGCCACAGCCACAACGGCAGCGTGGGGCGGCCTCTGGGCAGCGGGCCGAGTGCCCTGGGCCGCGACCCTCCGGACCCCGAGGCTGGCCGCCCCCCGCAGCCCCCACACAGCCCAGGCCTCCAGGTGGTGGTGGCCAAGAGTGAGCCGGCCCGGTCCTCGCCCGGCAGCCCCCGGGGGCAGCCCCAGGACCAGGACGATGACGAGGACGATGACGAGGATGAGGCAGGCGGGCAGGGGGGCTCAGGGAAGCCCCCAAATGTGGGCCACCGCCTGGGCCACCGGCGGGCGCTGTTTGAGAAGCGGAAGCGCCTCAGCGACTATGCCCTCATCTTCGGCATGTTCGGCATCGTCGTCATGGTGACGGAGACGGAGCTGTCCTGGGGGGTATACACCAAG GAGTCTCTGTACTCGTTCGCACTCAAATGCCTCATCAGCCTCTCCACCGTCATCCTACTGGGCCTCGTGGTCCTGTACCACGCCCGCGAGATCCAG CTGTTCATGGTGGACAACGGGGCGGACGACTGGCGCATCGCCATGACCTGCGAGCGCGTCTTCCTCATCTCGTTGGAGCTGGCCGTGTGCGCCATCCACCCCGTGCCCGGCCACTACCGCTTCACGTGGACCGCGCGGCTGGCCTTCACCTACGCGCCGTCGGTGGCCGAGGCCGACGTGGACGTGCTGCTGTCCATCCCCATGTTCCTGCGCCTCTACCTGCTGGGCCGCGTCATGCTGCTGCACAGCAAGATCTTCACGGACGCCTCGAGCCGCAGCATCGGGGCGCTCAACAAGATCACCTTCAACACGCGCTTCGTCATGAAGACGCTCATGACCATCTGCCCCGGCACCGTGCTGCTGGTCTTCAGCATCTCCTCCTGGGTCATCGCCGCCTGGACCGTGCGCGTCTGCGAGAG GTACCACGACAAGCAGGAGGTGACCAGCAACTTCCTGGGGGCCATGTGGCTCATCTCCATCACCTTCCTGTCCATCGGCTACGGCGACATGGTGCCCCACACCTACTGCGGCAAGGGCGTGTGCCTGCTCACCGGCATCATG GGAGCTGGCTGCACGGCACTCGTGGTGGCTGTGGTGGCCCGGAAGCTGGAGCTCACCAAGGCTGAGAAGCACGTGCACAACTTCATGATGGACACTCAGCTCACCAAGCGG GTAAAAAATGCCGCTGCTAACGTTCTCAGGGAGACGTGGCTCATCTACAAACACACCAGGCTGGTGAAGAAGCCAGACCAAGCCCGGGTTCGGAAACACCAGCGTAAGTTCCTCCAAGCCATCCATCA GGCTCAAAA GCTCCGGAGCGTGAAGATCGAGCAGGGGAAGCTGAACGACCAGGCCAACACGATCACCGACCTGGCCAAG ACCCAGAGCGTCATGTACGACCTTGTGTCCGAGCTGCACGCCCAGCACGAGGAGCTCGAGGCCCGCCTGGCTGCCCTGGAAAGCCGCCTGGATGCGCTGGGCGCCTCCCTGCAGGCCCTGCCCGGCCTCATCGCCCAAGCCATacgcccgcccccgccgcccctgccgccccggccaggccccggcCCCCTAGACCAGGCAGCCCGGAGCCCCCCATGCCTGTGGGCGCCCGTGGCCCCCTCGGACTGCGGGTGA
- the KCNN1 gene encoding small conductance calcium-activated potassium channel protein 1 isoform X1, which yields MNSHSHNGSVGRPLGSGPSALGRDPPDPEAGRPPQPPHSPGLQVVVAKSEPARSSPGSPRGQPQDQDDDEDDDEDEAGGQGGSGKPPNVGHRLGHRRALFEKRKRLSDYALIFGMFGIVVMVTETELSWGVYTKESLYSFALKCLISLSTVILLGLVVLYHAREIQLFMVDNGADDWRIAMTCERVFLISLELAVCAIHPVPGHYRFTWTARLAFTYAPSVAEADVDVLLSIPMFLRLYLLGRVMLLHSKIFTDASSRSIGALNKITFNTRFVMKTLMTICPGTVLLVFSISSWVIAAWTVRVCERENMYHDKQEVTSNFLGAMWLISITFLSIGYGDMVPHTYCGKGVCLLTGIMGAGCTALVVAVVARKLELTKAEKHVHNFMMDTQLTKRVKNAAANVLRETWLIYKHTRLVKKPDQARVRKHQRKFLQAIHQAQKLRSVKIEQGKLNDQANTITDLAKTQSVMYDLVSELHAQHEELEARLAALESRLDALGASLQALPGLIAQAIRPPPPPLPPRPGPGPLDQAARSPPCLWAPVAPSDCG from the exons ATGAACAGCCACAGCCACAACGGCAGCGTGGGGCGGCCTCTGGGCAGCGGGCCGAGTGCCCTGGGCCGCGACCCTCCGGACCCCGAGGCTGGCCGCCCCCCGCAGCCCCCACACAGCCCAGGCCTCCAGGTGGTGGTGGCCAAGAGTGAGCCGGCCCGGTCCTCGCCCGGCAGCCCCCGGGGGCAGCCCCAGGACCAGGACGATGACGAGGACGATGACGAGGATGAGGCAGGCGGGCAGGGGGGCTCAGGGAAGCCCCCAAATGTGGGCCACCGCCTGGGCCACCGGCGGGCGCTGTTTGAGAAGCGGAAGCGCCTCAGCGACTATGCCCTCATCTTCGGCATGTTCGGCATCGTCGTCATGGTGACGGAGACGGAGCTGTCCTGGGGGGTATACACCAAG GAGTCTCTGTACTCGTTCGCACTCAAATGCCTCATCAGCCTCTCCACCGTCATCCTACTGGGCCTCGTGGTCCTGTACCACGCCCGCGAGATCCAG CTGTTCATGGTGGACAACGGGGCGGACGACTGGCGCATCGCCATGACCTGCGAGCGCGTCTTCCTCATCTCGTTGGAGCTGGCCGTGTGCGCCATCCACCCCGTGCCCGGCCACTACCGCTTCACGTGGACCGCGCGGCTGGCCTTCACCTACGCGCCGTCGGTGGCCGAGGCCGACGTGGACGTGCTGCTGTCCATCCCCATGTTCCTGCGCCTCTACCTGCTGGGCCGCGTCATGCTGCTGCACAGCAAGATCTTCACGGACGCCTCGAGCCGCAGCATCGGGGCGCTCAACAAGATCACCTTCAACACGCGCTTCGTCATGAAGACGCTCATGACCATCTGCCCCGGCACCGTGCTGCTGGTCTTCAGCATCTCCTCCTGGGTCATCGCCGCCTGGACCGTGCGCGTCTGCGAGAG GGAAAACAT GTACCACGACAAGCAGGAGGTGACCAGCAACTTCCTGGGGGCCATGTGGCTCATCTCCATCACCTTCCTGTCCATCGGCTACGGCGACATGGTGCCCCACACCTACTGCGGCAAGGGCGTGTGCCTGCTCACCGGCATCATG GGAGCTGGCTGCACGGCACTCGTGGTGGCTGTGGTGGCCCGGAAGCTGGAGCTCACCAAGGCTGAGAAGCACGTGCACAACTTCATGATGGACACTCAGCTCACCAAGCGG GTAAAAAATGCCGCTGCTAACGTTCTCAGGGAGACGTGGCTCATCTACAAACACACCAGGCTGGTGAAGAAGCCAGACCAAGCCCGGGTTCGGAAACACCAGCGTAAGTTCCTCCAAGCCATCCATCA GGCTCAAAA GCTCCGGAGCGTGAAGATCGAGCAGGGGAAGCTGAACGACCAGGCCAACACGATCACCGACCTGGCCAAG ACCCAGAGCGTCATGTACGACCTTGTGTCCGAGCTGCACGCCCAGCACGAGGAGCTCGAGGCCCGCCTGGCTGCCCTGGAAAGCCGCCTGGATGCGCTGGGCGCCTCCCTGCAGGCCCTGCCCGGCCTCATCGCCCAAGCCATacgcccgcccccgccgcccctgccgccccggccaggccccggcCCCCTAGACCAGGCAGCCCGGAGCCCCCCATGCCTGTGGGCGCCCGTGGCCCCCTCGGACTGCGGGTGA
- the KCNN1 gene encoding small conductance calcium-activated potassium channel protein 1 isoform X2 has translation MNSHSHNGSVGRPLGSGPSALGRDPPDPEAGRPPQPPHSPGLQVVVAKSEPARSSPGSPRGQPQDQDDDEDDDEDEAGGQGGSGKPPNVGHRLGHRRALFEKRKRLSDYALIFGMFGIVVMVTETELSWGVYTKESLYSFALKCLISLSTVILLGLVVLYHAREIQLFMVDNGADDWRIAMTCERVFLISLELAVCAIHPVPGHYRFTWTARLAFTYAPSVAEADVDVLLSIPMFLRLYLLGRVMLLHSKIFTDASSRSIGALNKITFNTRFVMKTLMTICPGTVLLVFSISSWVIAAWTVRVCERYHDKQEVTSNFLGAMWLISITFLSIGYGDMVPHTYCGKGVCLLTGIMGAGCTALVVAVVARKLELTKAEKHVHNFMMDTQLTKRVKNAAANVLRETWLIYKHTRLVKKPDQARVRKHQRKFLQAIHQLRSVKIEQGKLNDQANTITDLAKTQSVMYDLVSELHAQHEELEARLAALESRLDALGASLQALPGLIAQAIRPPPPPLPPRPGPGPLDQAARSPPCLWAPVAPSDCG, from the exons ATGAACAGCCACAGCCACAACGGCAGCGTGGGGCGGCCTCTGGGCAGCGGGCCGAGTGCCCTGGGCCGCGACCCTCCGGACCCCGAGGCTGGCCGCCCCCCGCAGCCCCCACACAGCCCAGGCCTCCAGGTGGTGGTGGCCAAGAGTGAGCCGGCCCGGTCCTCGCCCGGCAGCCCCCGGGGGCAGCCCCAGGACCAGGACGATGACGAGGACGATGACGAGGATGAGGCAGGCGGGCAGGGGGGCTCAGGGAAGCCCCCAAATGTGGGCCACCGCCTGGGCCACCGGCGGGCGCTGTTTGAGAAGCGGAAGCGCCTCAGCGACTATGCCCTCATCTTCGGCATGTTCGGCATCGTCGTCATGGTGACGGAGACGGAGCTGTCCTGGGGGGTATACACCAAG GAGTCTCTGTACTCGTTCGCACTCAAATGCCTCATCAGCCTCTCCACCGTCATCCTACTGGGCCTCGTGGTCCTGTACCACGCCCGCGAGATCCAG CTGTTCATGGTGGACAACGGGGCGGACGACTGGCGCATCGCCATGACCTGCGAGCGCGTCTTCCTCATCTCGTTGGAGCTGGCCGTGTGCGCCATCCACCCCGTGCCCGGCCACTACCGCTTCACGTGGACCGCGCGGCTGGCCTTCACCTACGCGCCGTCGGTGGCCGAGGCCGACGTGGACGTGCTGCTGTCCATCCCCATGTTCCTGCGCCTCTACCTGCTGGGCCGCGTCATGCTGCTGCACAGCAAGATCTTCACGGACGCCTCGAGCCGCAGCATCGGGGCGCTCAACAAGATCACCTTCAACACGCGCTTCGTCATGAAGACGCTCATGACCATCTGCCCCGGCACCGTGCTGCTGGTCTTCAGCATCTCCTCCTGGGTCATCGCCGCCTGGACCGTGCGCGTCTGCGAGAG GTACCACGACAAGCAGGAGGTGACCAGCAACTTCCTGGGGGCCATGTGGCTCATCTCCATCACCTTCCTGTCCATCGGCTACGGCGACATGGTGCCCCACACCTACTGCGGCAAGGGCGTGTGCCTGCTCACCGGCATCATG GGAGCTGGCTGCACGGCACTCGTGGTGGCTGTGGTGGCCCGGAAGCTGGAGCTCACCAAGGCTGAGAAGCACGTGCACAACTTCATGATGGACACTCAGCTCACCAAGCGG GTAAAAAATGCCGCTGCTAACGTTCTCAGGGAGACGTGGCTCATCTACAAACACACCAGGCTGGTGAAGAAGCCAGACCAAGCCCGGGTTCGGAAACACCAGCGTAAGTTCCTCCAAGCCATCCATCA GCTCCGGAGCGTGAAGATCGAGCAGGGGAAGCTGAACGACCAGGCCAACACGATCACCGACCTGGCCAAG ACCCAGAGCGTCATGTACGACCTTGTGTCCGAGCTGCACGCCCAGCACGAGGAGCTCGAGGCCCGCCTGGCTGCCCTGGAAAGCCGCCTGGATGCGCTGGGCGCCTCCCTGCAGGCCCTGCCCGGCCTCATCGCCCAAGCCATacgcccgcccccgccgcccctgccgccccggccaggccccggcCCCCTAGACCAGGCAGCCCGGAGCCCCCCATGCCTGTGGGCGCCCGTGGCCCCCTCGGACTGCGGGTGA